In one Methanobrevibacter sp. genomic region, the following are encoded:
- a CDS encoding 2-C-methyl-D-erythritol 4-phosphate cytidylyltransferase, with protein MIFAAILAGGIGSRMGGTDTPKQFLPLGDRPVIIHTIEKFIINKSVDRIIVLTPQNFINHTVHLIEEYIDDNSRIVVIEGGKTRNDTLINSIGYIDENFGMDDESIIITHDSVRPFVTHRIIEDNIDAAKKYGACDTVVPATDTIVESVNGEKISNIPVRSNYYQGQTPQSFNINKLSSLINSLTEDETNILTDACKIFTLKGEDVYLVEGEVTNIKITYPYDLKLANTILEDNHD; from the coding sequence ATGATTTTTGCAGCTATTTTAGCAGGAGGTATTGGATCTAGAATGGGGGGAACGGACACTCCTAAGCAATTCCTGCCCCTTGGCGACCGCCCGGTAATTATTCACACTATTGAAAAATTCATAATCAATAAAAGCGTAGACAGAATCATCGTTTTAACTCCTCAAAACTTTATCAATCATACTGTTCATTTAATCGAGGAATATATTGATGATAACTCTAGGATTGTAGTTATTGAGGGTGGTAAAACAAGAAACGATACCCTGATAAACAGTATTGGTTATATTGATGAAAATTTCGGAATGGATGATGAATCAATTATCATAACCCATGATTCGGTAAGGCCTTTTGTAACTCATAGGATTATTGAGGACAACATCGATGCTGCAAAAAAATATGGGGCCTGCGATACAGTTGTTCCGGCTACAGATACAATTGTCGAAAGTGTGAACGGTGAGAAAATTTCAAACATTCCTGTGAGGTCAAATTATTACCAAGGCCAAACGCCACAGAGCTTCAATATAAACAAACTTTCTTCATTGATTAATAGTTTAACCGAAGATGAAACCAATATTCTAACAGATGCTTGTAAAATTTTCACATTGAAAGGTGAAGATGTATATCTAGTGGAGGGTGAAGTGACAAATATTAAAATCACATACCCTTACGATTTAAAATTAGCCAATACGATACTTGAGGATAATCATGATTAA